AACGCCAGATCACCGGTGTATTTGTGGGCGACTTCATCCAGGCGCAGCGCACCGGCGCCCGATTCGCACTCAAAACCTACGCAACCCAAACACCCGAAATAGAGCCTGACCTCGTCATAGCCAACGCCTACCCCCTCGATTACGACCCCGTACAAACCGCCAAAGCTCTCTGGCCGCTACGGCTGTTCGAAAACGCGTACAAAGTCGCCATCAATCCCGCCACCGATGGCATCTGTCACCACGGACTATACGACGAAATAGACTACGCGCGGTTTTGCAAACTAAAATCCGAACAGCCCCAGCAAGAACTCCCCGAACCCACAATCGAAGGCCCGCACCAGACCCTGATGTGGTCTGAAAACTTTCCGGTTGACGAATTTTACAAACGCAACCCCGACGGCGTTCTCTTCCGCGATTGGGACACACTCCGCAACCAACTCATCGAAAAATTGCCCGATAATGCCCGCGTCGCTGTATTTCCAAATGCAGCCATTCAAATTTCTGCAAAATAATGGCCTGAAAAAGCGGAATTTTACTTTCACTCACGCGCCTATCATGCTATATTGGGCGCCGATGCAATTATGAAAAAAATCACGCAAGAGAACGGGGAGACGTAGGGACCGGGGGAGATCCTTGCCAATCCCTTGTTCTCTTGCGTTATTATATTGGAGGACGCCATGCTCACACAAGAACAAACCGACTTCTACCACGAAAATGGGTACCTCAAATGCGAAGCCCTCTTTACCCCTGAAGAAACCGCCGAACTCGGCTCGGAAATGGTGCGCATCATCGAAAATTGGGGCAATGAGACCATTGGCTGGCGGGGGCCCTGGCGCGATAGATACTTGCCCGAAGACGAACGCCTCAACACCAAAGCCGTCTTCATGCACAATCCCCAATTCTACTCCGCAACCTGGGGACGCGCCATCTTTAACGAACGCCTCGTCGGCTGTGTGGAAGACCTGATCCGCGACACCGTTCAGTGGCACCACACCGTCCTCCATGCCAAACCGCCAGAACTCGGCACACCGTTTCCCATGCACCAGGACTATCCCTTTTATCCGCACGACGGCCCCGATTTTGTCGATTGCCTGCTACACCTGGACGACACCCCAATAGAAAGCGGGTGCTTGCGCGTGGTACCCGGCAGCCACAAAAAAGGTCCGCTCGTTCACGTCCTGGGTCCAGACACCTCTCCTCATCTGCCGCCAGACGATTACCACCCCGACAAAATCGACTCCATCCTGATCCCGGCAAAAGCAGGAGACGTCATCTTCTTTAGCTATCAGATCATTCACTGGTCCGATTGCAACCGCACCGACGAATGGCGAAAATCCGTGCGCTTCGGCTACCACAGCACCCAGATGCACCCCGTGGGCCGCGCAGAAGACGATCCCTACCGCATCGATCCCAACAACATTTTGGAACGCAAAGACAGCACCATTGTGTCCGGCTTTAGAATGAACGAAGCGAATTAAACGTATGAACAAACCCAACATCATCATCGTACTCGCCGACGACATGGGCTATGGCGATTCCAGTGCGTACGGGGGCTGGATCGACACGCCCGCAATGGAAAAAATGGCCCGCGAAGGGCTTAAATTCACCGACTTTCACGCCAGCGGTGCCGTTTGCAGCCCCACGCGCGCCGGATTGCTCACCGGACGCTATCAACAGCGCGCAGGCGTACCCAAAGTAATCGGCGCCAATCCCCAAAGTGCCGACCACTATGTGGGCTTATACCCCTCTGAAATCACCTTTCCCAAACTACTCAAACAAGCTGGATACACCTCTGCCATTTTTGGCAAATGGCACCTCGGGTACGACAAAAAATTCAATCCCCTGCACCACGACTTTGATCGCTTTCGCGGATATGTAAGCGGCAACATCGACTACATCTCGCACTACGACCGCATGGAAGTGTACGACTGGTGGGAGGGCCTCGAACACATTGAAGAAGAAGGCTATACCACACACCTCATCACCCAGCATTCCGTACAATTCATCAAAGACCACAAAGACACGCCCTTTTGCCTCTACGTTGCACACGAAGCCGTACACACCCCATTGCAAGGACCTGACGATCCCGCCATTCGCGGTCCAGAAAAAGCCGACTTTCATCCCGACGACCCCCGGGAAACCTATTGCCAGATGATGAAAGCCATGGACGACAGCCTGGCCGAAATCATGGGCACAGTGCGAGAACTCGGCATTGAAGAAAACACCCTTGTCTTCTTCTTTTCCGACAACGGCGGCACCCGTCAAAATCCCGAATCCAACGCCCCGTTGCGCGGGAACAAGGGCACGGTATGGGAAGGTGGCCACCGCGTCCCCGCCATTGCATGGTGGCCCGGAACAATAGCCCCCAACAGCGTCACCGACCAACTCGCCATCAGCATCGACCTCTTTCCCACCATGTGCGCCCTCGCAGGGGCACCTGCACCCGACGACCACTTTGACGGCATCAGCCTCAAATCCACCCTCCTCGGCGAAAATGAACCCGGTGTCCGACAATTGTTCTGGAATGGCCTTGCCATGCGCGACGACAAGTACAAGCTCGTAATCGACAAAGGCACGCCGCATCTATTCGACCTATCCCAGGACATATCGGAAAGCAACGACCTCGCATCACAACAGCCCGACCGCGTCCGACAAATGTGCGATACAATCGATGCCTGGAAACGCGACGTAGCCGACGGCGCAACACCGCAAAAAGATACATTCTGATAGAGGAAATTTATGCTTGGACTACACCTGCTGGACTTTGCCACGCTCGCCATCTATTTAATCGGCATTATGATTGCCGGCTTATGGGTCGCCCGCAAAATCAGAAATACGGGCGACTATTTTATGGGTGGGCGCAGCTTTGGCAAAGCATTTATGATCATGCACGCCTTTGGCACCGGCACCCACACCGACCAGGCCGTCACCGTAGCAGGAGCCTCCTACAAACTGGGCATGGCGGGGATATGGTATCAATGGCTCTATCTATTCGCCACCCCCTTCTACTGGCTCATCGCGCCAATATGGCGAAGACTGCGCTACCTCACCATCGCGGACTTCTTTGAAGACCGATTCAGCAACTCCCTCGGTTATTTCTACGCCCTTTATGGCCTGCTCTACTTTGCCATACAAATCGGCATCATGCTTCTGGGCACGGGCAAAACAGCCAGCGCCATGACCGGCGGCGCGATCTCTCCCGAAATCGCCATCGGCGTCATGACCGTCCTCTTCCTCTCCTACGGTCTATTGGGCGGCCTGCCCGCGGCCATCATCACCGACTTTATCCAGGGCATCTTCATCATCGTCCTCTCTTTTCTCCTCGTCCCCTTTGTCATCGACGGCGTCGGCGGCTTCACCGGCCTTCACCAGCAAGTACCCATTGAAAAATTCAGCCTCGAAGCACCCGGCGATCCCCCACCTGGATACGACCGCATCACGCCCTTCTTCATCGTCATGGTCGTCATCAACGCCCTCGTCGGCATCATTGCCCAACCCCACCACATGGAAATTGGCGGTGCGGGCAAAACCGAACGCGAAGCCCGCGTGGGATTCACATACGGCAACATGATCAAACGCCTCTGCACCGTAGCCTGGGCATTTACCGGCGTAGCTTGCATTGCCCTTTATCCCAACATCGACGATCCCGAACACGCTTTTGGGCTCGCCTCGCGCGACCTCTTGCCCATCGGCCTCATCGGCATCATGCTCGCCTCGATGATCGCCGCGGTCATGTCCACCTGCGACTCATTCATGGTCGATGGCGCCGCCCTCTTTGTCGAAAACTTTTACAAACCCCTCTTCAAACCCGAAGCCGACGACAAACACTACCTCACCACGGGCCGCATCGTCGCCCTCATACTCGTCATATTCGGCATAATCATCGCACTCTACTTCACCTCTGTCGTCGCAATCATCCGCCTCTCCTGGTCGCTCGTGGCATTCTTTGGTATCGCCTTCTGGGGGGGAATTCTCTGGCGCAGATGCAATGCACCCGGTGCCTGGGCGGGCCTGATCGTCTCGGCATTCTTATTCGCCATATCCGGTCAAACAATCATCGATTTGGAAAGCCTGGGCATCTACATCGGCGGCCTCGGCTGGGAATTGCCCTATCGCTACGTACTCTACATCGCCGGAGGCTTTGCCGCACTCATCATCGTCAGCAAACTCACCAAACCGCAAGACAAAGAGCGACTCGACCGCTTTTACACCTTGCTCCACACACCTGTTGGGCAAGAGCACAAATTGCGCGAAGCTGGCATAAAAGTTGTTATGGAGTAAGGATTCATCATGCGTCTCATAGCCATATTGCTTATCGCCGCACTCTACACGAGTTTGGGAGCTGCAGACCCTGCACTGCATATAGAAATTGACCGCAGCAAAACGCAAACCCTCCCCAAAAACCTCTATGGCTTCAACACGAACATGATGAGCGGAGACTACGGATATCTCGACGCCAACTTCGTCGCGCTCACAAAAGACCTGCAACCCCAGATACTGCGTTTTCCCGGAGGCACAATCGGCAATTTTTACCACTGGGAAATAGCTGGATTTATCCAGAGCGAAATGAGTTCAACCGGCAGCGAGCAACTCAACAGACGAAACAGAGGCAATTTTGTCAGACTGAAAAAAAGGAGAAACGGGAGACTTGCATTTGACGACTTCATGCAAATGTGCAACGCGCTAAAAATAACGCCCATCGTAGTCGTCAACCTGTGGACGGGAAGCCCGGAAGAAAGTGCCGGGTGGGTCCAATACGCAAAAAACAAGGGATATGAGATCGCGTATTGGGAACTCGGAAATGAATATTATCTGCCGTGGTACGCGGAAAAATACCCCTCTGCCGAAACCTATATCGCACAAGCCAAAAAACATGCACAGGCGATGAAAGCCGTTGACCCAACCATAAAAGTCTCGGTCTGTGCAAGCCCGGTAGCCTTCCACAAGAACGGCTTTGAAAAAAATCTGGATCAACGCAAATGGGACAGTGCATTGGCGGCAGCGGATCAATTTTACGACGCCTATACCGTTCACGTCTATGCTTATCGGACCGCTCGAAAAAAAGAAATTGAGGAATATCGAGGCTATCTCTTTGGTTGGATCCACTGCGACTTCGATGACGCCCTGGCCTACTATGAAAAATTATTCCTCAACAAAGAAATGTGGATAACAGAATGGAATATCGCCAACCCCGCAAACCGGGTCGCCAACACACAATTGCACGCCATGTACACGGGCGACTTCTTCTTAAAAATGCTCACACAACCGCGCATTACCCATGCGAACTTTCACGTACTTGCTGGTCCCGGCAAAGGATTCCCCGCATTCTCCCCAATCACGCCTCCATCGCCGAGAACCAATTGGAAATACGGCGGTGAACCAGAGGCGGACTTTGGAAAAACAATCCGGCGCGCCACCTACTATCCCCTTCAGTTAATCGGAGAAGCATTCGCGGAATCGGACACAAAATTCGCCCTCGCCATCCAAAACCCACCCATCCTCAATGGACAGCTCGAATACGAGGGAAAACAAATACCAGGCGTTCAAGCACAGGCAGTCGGAAGTGCCGCGCACCTTTTTGTACTCATCAGCAACCGCACGGCAGACGACCTATCGCCGAGCCTCACCATCGACGGCAAAAAATATGAAGGCACGCTCAAATATCGCTATGTAGCCCATGAAAGACTCAATGCATCAAATGGCGGAAATGCGGAAATGGAAGGCGCGGGCAAAATAGAAATCTCGATCCGCGAATGGTCTGGCGCCTGCACGAATCTCTTGATTCCCAAAAACAGTTTTGGCATTTTAGTCTTATCGTTCAACTAATTTCCGAGGAGGCTATCGTGTTTGGCCTTGAAATTCGCAAACCATCCAAAGAAACAGTCATAGGATTCATCGTCACATGGATCTGTGTGATCGGCATCATCTTTCTCACACTCGCCCTCGTCCGCATCGGCGCGTAAAGGACTAATCCCATGATCAGAAAATACCGCCCTGAAGACCTCGACGCCCTCAAAGCAATCACCGTTATCTGTTTTGATGGGGTATCAATCGACCAGAACATCGAAAAAAACTTCGGTCAATTTGCCGACACAGATTGGAAAGCACGCAAAGCCAAACACATAGACGCAGACGTCGCCGCCAATGCCGATGGCATCTTCGTCTGGGAAGACGAAGGCAACGTCGCGGCCTACATCACCACGCGCATTGACCATGAAAGCAAAATAGGCGGCATACCCAACCTCGCTGTCTTGCCCGAATACCAGGGCAAAGGAATCGGCAAAGCATTGATGACAGCCGCCTTTGACTATTTTGAAGAACAGGGAATGGCCGTGGCAAAAATCGAAACCCTCGACCAGAATCCCGTTGGACAGAACTTTTATCCGCGCTCGGGCTTTACCGCAGTCGCCCGACAAATCCACTACGCAATGCCCATGAAAGATCGGAAAGTGTAGTTATTTACTCAGTCCTCCACACCGTTGGAAAGTGTTCCCCCCGCAAAATCTCGCCATCTTCCACGGTTACAAATTCCTTCATCACGTGATCGCCGCTCGCATCGTAATACGTATCCTGCGTCATATAGTGAATTGCAATCGCACGCCGGGGTCGCTTGCTGCGATTGTCGTGCGAACCGTGCCAGGTCAGAGCGTGGTGATAATGCACCTCGCCCTTTTTCACCGGCCGGCGCATCACCGATATGGGATGGCCTTCAAAATTTGACGGCATAGCTTCAAAATCCTTTACCTGTCGCACAAACGCGATCTGATTGCCCCACTTGTGCGAACCGGGCACCATACTCATACACCCATTTTCCACATCCACATCGTCCAATGCCACCCACGCGCTCACCTCTGTCATCGGCCGAATAATCGGCCACAGCGGCGCGTCCTGATGCCATCCGGTCGTCCCCCCAATTTCAGCGGGCTTGTACTGAATCTGATCGTGCCAGATACGCAACTCCGACGCCCCGGTCAACTGCGCCATCTCCTCTACAATCTTCTCTGAATACATCAAATTCTTAAACGGCTCACTCGCCTCCCAGATATTCACAATCTGCCAGACCGGTGCCGAATCATCACCGCCCAAATTGCGCAACAAAACCGGCTGCGGCACATCATCGCGGTCTTTAGTCTCAATCACCCGGTACAACTCCTCGCGCAACACCTCGACCTGCGCGTCGTCCAGCACCGGCCCCCCATTCAAAAACCCATTCTCGTGAAACTCCGCCACTTGCTCTTCTGTTAGCATGATTCATCTCCTGTCATACCAAATTCCCCTCTGCCCGGCTATTCCTTCCCACAACAGCAACAGCCGTCTCCATCCCCACACACAAATTGCTACCGATCAAATTATAGTCGCTCTCACCACTCTCCTCAATACCCTTCAACTGCGTCGGCTTCTCCTGATCGTCTGCACACCGATTGCCCTGCACAATCGAATGGGTCAAATCCTGCACGCGGATACCGGGATATGTTCCCTTTTCCGCCCGGGAATTGCTCAGCAACAAATTCCCCGTAATCACCTGCTCATCTCCTCTATTGGCATCTATCCCACACATCCCATTGTACGAACACACATTATTACTCACAATATTGTGGTGATCCCCCCCATTTGCCACACCGCCAATCCCGTGTTGTCCATTTTCGGAAAACACGCTATCGCTACACACCGAATGATGTACCCGCGCGCAAAAATAATACCCATCACCCCCATTTCCCTTCCCGATATTGTGCGACCACACACTGCGCGCCAACCCCGTTCCGGGATGAAATCCATGCCCGCGGCACCCATGAGCCTGACAATGCGCCACTTGGGCATCGCAACCGCGCTGAATCCCAAACCCATCGCTGGGCCACCCAAACACCGAACAATTCAGAACGCGCACGCGCTCACACCCCACAATATGCACCGCCGAATACGTAAAATCCCACCAATCGCCCTCGTAATCGTCGGGACCCTTAATCGTCAAATCCCGTATCTCAATATCCGTCTCGTTCTCTGCCCAGATACAGGGAAACAGATTCACCACCCGGGCATTGTCACGCGCCAACAACCGCCGATTAAACGGCACACTCATCCACACGCGATTGCCCACAACCCGCTCGACCTCCCCGTGCGTCCCCCACCACCCCCTGTGCTTATCGTCGCAAACCCCAATCCCTTCACCCACGCGAAAAGGCGGCGAAGTCTTACAGGTCAACACCCGACCACCTTTGCGAATATCCTTTGCCAGATAAGCCACCTGCAAAGGCCGAATCCTCAACACCGTCGCCGGCCCATCGCCGACCAGACTCACCCGACTGGGTATGTACAGCGTCTTGCGCAAAAGATACGTACCCGCCGGAATACGCACCCGACCACCGCTCTCTGGCAAAGATGCAATAGCGTCTTCCAACCCACAGGTCATCGACTCCCGATCAAAAAACTCCCCTGCATTCACCTCATCTCGAGGCGCATCGGGCAACGGAATCTCTCTTGCTGGCATAGCAGGCATAACATCACCCTCCTGTTCCTTTACGCACTCTCCAAAAACACCGTCACCCCCATATCGGCGTATTTCTCGCGCGTATCCGGCGTGCGGTTGCGATGACAGACCGCCACGCCAGTCCCTTCCAAAGACCTGCACAAATACGCGATCGTATCATCCACAGACTTCAACCAGTGTTGCGGATGCGCCTTAATGCTCATAG
This window of the Gemmatimonadota bacterium genome carries:
- a CDS encoding phytanoyl-CoA dioxygenase family protein, with translation MLTQEQTDFYHENGYLKCEALFTPEETAELGSEMVRIIENWGNETIGWRGPWRDRYLPEDERLNTKAVFMHNPQFYSATWGRAIFNERLVGCVEDLIRDTVQWHHTVLHAKPPELGTPFPMHQDYPFYPHDGPDFVDCLLHLDDTPIESGCLRVVPGSHKKGPLVHVLGPDTSPHLPPDDYHPDKIDSILIPAKAGDVIFFSYQIIHWSDCNRTDEWRKSVRFGYHSTQMHPVGRAEDDPYRIDPNNILERKDSTIVSGFRMNEAN
- a CDS encoding sulfatase-like hydrolase/transferase, encoding MNKPNIIIVLADDMGYGDSSAYGGWIDTPAMEKMAREGLKFTDFHASGAVCSPTRAGLLTGRYQQRAGVPKVIGANPQSADHYVGLYPSEITFPKLLKQAGYTSAIFGKWHLGYDKKFNPLHHDFDRFRGYVSGNIDYISHYDRMEVYDWWEGLEHIEEEGYTTHLITQHSVQFIKDHKDTPFCLYVAHEAVHTPLQGPDDPAIRGPEKADFHPDDPRETYCQMMKAMDDSLAEIMGTVRELGIEENTLVFFFSDNGGTRQNPESNAPLRGNKGTVWEGGHRVPAIAWWPGTIAPNSVTDQLAISIDLFPTMCALAGAPAPDDHFDGISLKSTLLGENEPGVRQLFWNGLAMRDDKYKLVIDKGTPHLFDLSQDISESNDLASQQPDRVRQMCDTIDAWKRDVADGATPQKDTF
- a CDS encoding sodium:solute symporter family protein — its product is MLGLHLLDFATLAIYLIGIMIAGLWVARKIRNTGDYFMGGRSFGKAFMIMHAFGTGTHTDQAVTVAGASYKLGMAGIWYQWLYLFATPFYWLIAPIWRRLRYLTIADFFEDRFSNSLGYFYALYGLLYFAIQIGIMLLGTGKTASAMTGGAISPEIAIGVMTVLFLSYGLLGGLPAAIITDFIQGIFIIVLSFLLVPFVIDGVGGFTGLHQQVPIEKFSLEAPGDPPPGYDRITPFFIVMVVINALVGIIAQPHHMEIGGAGKTEREARVGFTYGNMIKRLCTVAWAFTGVACIALYPNIDDPEHAFGLASRDLLPIGLIGIMLASMIAAVMSTCDSFMVDGAALFVENFYKPLFKPEADDKHYLTTGRIVALILVIFGIIIALYFTSVVAIIRLSWSLVAFFGIAFWGGILWRRCNAPGAWAGLIVSAFLFAISGQTIIDLESLGIYIGGLGWELPYRYVLYIAGGFAALIIVSKLTKPQDKERLDRFYTLLHTPVGQEHKLREAGIKVVME
- a CDS encoding GNAT family N-acetyltransferase produces the protein MIRKYRPEDLDALKAITVICFDGVSIDQNIEKNFGQFADTDWKARKAKHIDADVAANADGIFVWEDEGNVAAYITTRIDHESKIGGIPNLAVLPEYQGKGIGKALMTAAFDYFEEQGMAVAKIETLDQNPVGQNFYPRSGFTAVARQIHYAMPMKDRKV
- a CDS encoding phytanoyl-CoA dioxygenase family protein → MLTEEQVAEFHENGFLNGGPVLDDAQVEVLREELYRVIETKDRDDVPQPVLLRNLGGDDSAPVWQIVNIWEASEPFKNLMYSEKIVEEMAQLTGASELRIWHDQIQYKPAEIGGTTGWHQDAPLWPIIRPMTEVSAWVALDDVDVENGCMSMVPGSHKWGNQIAFVRQVKDFEAMPSNFEGHPISVMRRPVKKGEVHYHHALTWHGSHDNRSKRPRRAIAIHYMTQDTYYDASGDHVMKEFVTVEDGEILRGEHFPTVWRTE
- a CDS encoding right-handed parallel beta-helix repeat-containing protein, whose protein sequence is MPAMPAREIPLPDAPRDEVNAGEFFDRESMTCGLEDAIASLPESGGRVRIPAGTYLLRKTLYIPSRVSLVGDGPATVLRIRPLQVAYLAKDIRKGGRVLTCKTSPPFRVGEGIGVCDDKHRGWWGTHGEVERVVGNRVWMSVPFNRRLLARDNARVVNLFPCIWAENETDIEIRDLTIKGPDDYEGDWWDFTYSAVHIVGCERVRVLNCSVFGWPSDGFGIQRGCDAQVAHCQAHGCRGHGFHPGTGLARSVWSHNIGKGNGGDGYYFCARVHHSVCSDSVFSENGQHGIGGVANGGDHHNIVSNNVCSYNGMCGIDANRGDEQVITGNLLLSNSRAEKGTYPGIRVQDLTHSIVQGNRCADDQEKPTQLKGIEESGESDYNLIGSNLCVGMETAVAVVGRNSRAEGNLV